Proteins encoded together in one Streptomyces sp. TLI_171 window:
- a CDS encoding lamin tail domain-containing protein, translating to MPNSHSRTSIASACAAALTLSGLAVTGLLAAQPAAAADPSGYQNVRINEVSSANSDTVELYNTGSTAVSISGWKMSDDSFAAQTFSPSAGIVPAGGFVTFNSPKGLGDSDKLVIFTADGTVVDRVDWAANKAKPAMARCGGDGTGAWVTVTTATTFGSANAPGCPTVPAAGKVRINEVSSDGSDTVELYNGGTGSVSVGSWKYVDADTTHSAVSISSSSPSATSIPAGGYLTFNSTIGLGDNDSLFLVDGSGNTIDSVTWATDGAKPSDERCATGFQTSATASLGAVNTCTGAPGGGTGGGTQTGQLLGGGGSLTSGCTPEAPSGTGSKPAGTSAWPGGLDVTVADDVCAFITSTGPEGRDLSGLAFDPSNPSVLWAAKNKNWLYKLVKSNGKWIPDASWSSTGKQIRFAGGSGQPDSEGLTVGANGHVYVTSERDNSNNTVPKDTVLEFDPAAAGTTLTPVHQWDMTSQFPQLDTGSKDDANLGFEGVGYVPDSWLTANGWVDPLTGAAYNPANYPLHGAGLFFAGLEWDGSLHVYGLNSDGSFTTFGAIATGKASVMDVMFDAGTQRLVATCDNTCGETHTFMKVNASGALVPDVTYTNPAVMPVDNLEGFALAPTSTCVNGFREAVWSDDGIYGFGSGSSTYGHAIYSGTFPC from the coding sequence GTGCCTAACTCACACTCCCGCACCAGCATCGCCTCTGCGTGCGCAGCGGCCCTGACGCTCTCCGGGCTCGCCGTCACCGGTCTGCTCGCCGCGCAGCCCGCGGCGGCGGCGGACCCGTCCGGCTACCAGAACGTCCGGATCAACGAAGTCAGCTCGGCCAACAGCGACACGGTGGAGCTGTACAACACCGGTTCGACGGCGGTGAGCATCAGCGGCTGGAAGATGTCCGACGACAGCTTCGCGGCCCAGACGTTCAGCCCGTCCGCCGGCATCGTCCCGGCCGGCGGCTTCGTCACCTTCAACTCGCCCAAGGGGCTGGGTGACTCGGACAAGCTGGTGATCTTCACGGCCGACGGCACGGTGGTCGACCGGGTCGACTGGGCCGCCAACAAGGCCAAGCCGGCGATGGCGCGCTGCGGCGGCGACGGGACCGGGGCGTGGGTGACCGTGACCACGGCGACCACCTTCGGTTCGGCGAACGCACCGGGCTGCCCGACCGTGCCGGCCGCCGGCAAGGTGCGGATCAACGAGGTCAGCTCGGACGGGTCGGACACCGTGGAGCTGTACAACGGCGGGACCGGCTCGGTCAGCGTCGGGTCCTGGAAGTACGTCGACGCGGACACCACGCACTCCGCGGTGTCGATCTCGTCCTCCTCGCCGAGCGCGACCAGCATCCCGGCGGGCGGCTACCTCACGTTCAACTCGACCATCGGCCTGGGCGACAACGACTCGCTGTTCCTGGTCGACGGCAGCGGCAACACCATCGATTCGGTGACCTGGGCGACCGACGGCGCCAAGCCGTCCGACGAGCGCTGCGCCACCGGCTTCCAGACCTCCGCGACCGCCTCGCTCGGCGCGGTGAACACCTGCACCGGCGCCCCCGGCGGCGGGACGGGCGGCGGCACCCAGACCGGTCAACTGCTGGGCGGCGGCGGCTCGCTGACCAGCGGCTGCACCCCGGAGGCGCCGAGCGGCACCGGCTCGAAGCCGGCCGGCACCTCGGCCTGGCCGGGCGGCCTGGACGTCACCGTCGCGGACGACGTGTGCGCGTTCATCACCTCCACCGGCCCGGAGGGCCGTGACCTCAGCGGCCTGGCGTTCGACCCGTCGAACCCGTCGGTGCTGTGGGCGGCGAAGAACAAGAACTGGCTGTACAAGCTGGTCAAGAGCAACGGCAAGTGGATCCCGGACGCGAGCTGGAGCTCCACCGGCAAGCAGATCCGCTTCGCCGGCGGCTCCGGCCAACCGGACTCCGAGGGCCTGACGGTCGGCGCCAACGGCCACGTCTACGTGACCTCCGAGCGCGACAACAGCAACAACACCGTCCCGAAGGACACCGTCCTGGAGTTCGACCCGGCGGCGGCCGGCACCACCCTGACGCCGGTTCACCAGTGGGACATGACCTCGCAGTTCCCGCAGCTCGACACCGGCAGCAAGGACGACGCCAACCTGGGCTTCGAGGGCGTCGGCTACGTCCCGGACAGCTGGCTGACCGCCAACGGCTGGGTCGACCCGCTGACCGGCGCGGCCTACAACCCGGCGAACTACCCGCTGCACGGCGCGGGCCTGTTCTTCGCCGGCCTGGAGTGGGACGGTTCGCTGCACGTCTACGGCCTGAACTCGGACGGCAGCTTCACCACCTTCGGCGCCATCGCCACCGGCAAGGCCTCGGTGATGGACGTGATGTTCGACGCCGGCACCCAGCGCCTCGTCGCGACCTGCGACAACACCTGCGGCGAGACCCACACCTTCATGAAGGTCAACGCCTCCGGCGCCCTCGTCCCGGACGTGACCTACACCAACCCGGCCGTCATGCCGGTCGACAACCTGGAGGGCTTCGCGCTCGCCCCGACCTCGACCTGCGTCAACGGCTTCCGCGAGGCGGTGTGGAGCGACGACGGCATCTACGGCTTCGGCTCCGGCAGCTCCACCTACGGCCACGCGATCTACAGCGGCACATTCCCCTGCTGA
- a CDS encoding HAMP domain-containing sensor histidine kinase — protein MEHPGRPGRPGRPARRRSVRRQFTALYAGLALASGAAMLAVVSLVTGGAIEAAPGPDNPAADPDAVRRIAELQHQLAEAQHDLTRQLLLGSAVGLAVMAVLSVLIGWYAAGRVLRPVRAMTAATRRITADHLHRRLAVGGPHDELRDLGDTIDELLARLEAAFTAQRRFVADASHELRTPLATMRTAVDVTLAKPGPLPAQARTLADRIRPELDRTDRLLEGLLTLARAQHGVLPGADTVPLDELAAAALADHAEDLAARRLAVTRDRDPGALVHGSRTLLARLVDNLVANAVLHNEPGGWLRVTVRPGGLVVENGGPLLTADQTALLVRPFHRHGAARTGEGTGLGLAIAAAVAEAHGGTLRLDPRPDGGLRVTVGLPPAGGPA, from the coding sequence GTGGAGCACCCCGGACGACCCGGACGGCCGGGCCGGCCCGCGCGCCGGCGCAGCGTCCGCCGCCAGTTCACCGCGCTGTACGCGGGCCTGGCGCTGGCCTCCGGCGCGGCCATGCTCGCCGTCGTCTCGCTGGTCACCGGCGGCGCCATCGAGGCGGCCCCCGGCCCCGACAACCCCGCCGCCGACCCCGACGCGGTGCGGCGGATCGCCGAACTCCAGCACCAACTCGCCGAAGCCCAGCACGACCTGACCCGCCAGCTGCTGCTCGGCTCCGCCGTCGGGCTCGCCGTGATGGCCGTGCTCTCCGTGCTGATCGGCTGGTACGCCGCCGGGCGGGTGCTGCGCCCGGTCCGGGCGATGACCGCCGCCACCCGGCGGATCACCGCCGACCACCTGCACCGGCGACTGGCCGTCGGCGGGCCGCACGACGAACTGCGCGACCTCGGCGACACCATCGACGAGCTGCTGGCCCGGCTGGAGGCCGCCTTCACCGCTCAGCGCCGCTTCGTCGCCGACGCCTCCCACGAGCTGCGCACCCCGCTCGCCACCATGCGCACCGCCGTCGACGTCACGCTCGCCAAGCCCGGCCCGCTGCCCGCCCAGGCCCGTACCCTGGCCGACCGGATCCGGCCCGAACTGGACCGCACCGACCGGCTGTTGGAGGGCCTGCTCACCCTCGCCCGGGCCCAGCACGGCGTCCTTCCCGGTGCCGACACCGTCCCCCTCGACGAGCTCGCCGCCGCCGCGCTCGCCGACCACGCCGAGGACCTGGCCGCCCGGCGCCTCGCCGTCACCCGGGACCGCGACCCCGGGGCGCTGGTCCACGGCAGCCGCACCCTGCTCGCCCGGCTGGTCGACAACCTGGTCGCCAACGCGGTGCTGCACAACGAGCCCGGCGGCTGGCTGCGCGTCACCGTCCGCCCCGGCGGCCTGGTGGTGGAGAACGGCGGTCCGTTGCTGACGGCCGATCAGACTGCGTTGCTGGTACGCCCGTTCCACCGGCACGGGGCCGCCCGCACCGGCGAGGGCACCGGCCTCGGCCTGGCCATCGCGGCCGCCGTCGCCGAGGCCCACGGCGGCACGCTCCGCCTCGACCCCCGCCCCGACGGCGGTCTGCGGGTCACCGTCGGACTCCCGCCCGCCGGAGGCCCCGCATGA
- a CDS encoding methyltransferase domain-containing protein, with translation MSAVVELDRAKQEAFAGRMVQVVNDACLGLMAGLGHESGLFDVMAGLDGPATSEQVARAAGLNERYVREWLGSMVTGGVVDYDPEHRTYRLPPEHAASLTRAAGPDNLARIVQDLGMLAEVDQQVLEAFRTGGGVPYSAYPRFQKLQAEESGEVYDLALVDGIVPLVPGLTERLTAGIDAVDVGCGQGHAVNVLARAFPASRFHGLDRSEEGIAAARAEAASLGLANTGFEAGDSAELTGSYDLVTAFDVIHDLARPTRTLAAVSRALRPDGVFLMGDIAASSRLEENIGHPLCPALYAFSVFYCMSVSLSEGGEGLGTVWGEQTARRMLTEAGFGRIDTRRVEGDILNVYFVARH, from the coding sequence ATGTCCGCGGTGGTGGAACTGGACCGGGCGAAGCAGGAGGCGTTCGCCGGGCGGATGGTCCAGGTGGTGAACGACGCCTGCCTGGGCCTGATGGCGGGCCTCGGCCACGAGAGCGGCCTGTTCGACGTGATGGCCGGCCTGGACGGACCGGCCACCAGCGAGCAGGTCGCGCGGGCCGCCGGGCTGAACGAGCGCTACGTCCGGGAGTGGCTGGGCTCGATGGTCACCGGCGGAGTCGTCGACTACGACCCCGAGCACCGGACCTACCGGCTGCCGCCGGAGCACGCCGCCTCGCTCACCCGGGCCGCCGGCCCCGACAACCTGGCGCGGATCGTCCAGGACCTCGGCATGCTCGCCGAGGTCGACCAGCAGGTCCTGGAAGCCTTCCGCACCGGCGGGGGAGTCCCGTACTCCGCCTACCCCAGGTTCCAGAAGCTGCAGGCCGAGGAGTCCGGCGAGGTCTACGACCTGGCACTGGTGGACGGCATCGTGCCGCTCGTCCCCGGCCTGACCGAGCGCCTGACCGCGGGCATCGACGCCGTCGACGTCGGCTGCGGGCAGGGCCACGCGGTCAACGTGCTGGCCCGGGCCTTCCCCGCCAGCAGGTTCCACGGCCTGGACCGCTCCGAGGAGGGCATCGCCGCCGCCCGCGCCGAAGCCGCCTCCCTCGGCCTCGCCAACACCGGGTTCGAGGCCGGCGACAGCGCCGAACTCACCGGCTCCTACGACCTGGTGACCGCCTTCGACGTGATCCACGACCTGGCCCGTCCCACCCGCACGCTGGCCGCGGTGTCCCGCGCGCTGCGCCCGGACGGCGTCTTCCTGATGGGCGACATCGCCGCCTCCAGCCGCCTGGAGGAGAACATCGGCCACCCGCTCTGCCCCGCGCTCTACGCCTTCTCGGTCTTCTACTGCATGAGCGTCTCGCTCAGCGAGGGCGGTGAGGGCCTCGGCACCGTCTGGGGCGAGCAGACCGCCCGCCGGATGCTCACCGAGGCCGGCTTCGGCCGGATCGACACCCGGCGCGTCGAGGGCGACATCCTGAACGTCTACTTCGTGGCCCGGCACTGA
- a CDS encoding response regulator transcription factor gives MRVLVVEDARPLAELIAEGLRDQGMAVDLAHDGLAAAAKLDTTAYDTVVLDRDLPGIHGDALCRMITEREDRPMVLMLTAADTPADRVTGLGLGADDYLVKPFHFPELVLRLRALARRRPYSRPRVLRAAGLELDPVHRTATRDGRPLELSVKEFEVLTALLRASPAHLSAEALLEQVWDENADPFTNTVAVTVGRLRRKLGDPAVIRTTPTVGYRIG, from the coding sequence ATGAGGGTCCTGGTGGTCGAGGACGCCCGCCCGCTCGCCGAACTCATCGCCGAAGGACTCCGCGACCAGGGCATGGCCGTCGACCTGGCCCACGACGGCCTGGCGGCCGCCGCCAAGCTCGACACCACCGCGTACGACACCGTGGTCCTCGACCGCGACCTGCCCGGCATCCACGGCGACGCCCTCTGCCGGATGATCACCGAGCGGGAGGACCGCCCGATGGTCCTGATGCTCACCGCCGCCGACACCCCCGCCGACCGGGTCACCGGCCTCGGCCTGGGCGCCGACGACTACCTGGTCAAGCCCTTCCACTTCCCCGAACTCGTGCTGCGCCTGCGGGCGTTGGCCCGCCGCCGCCCCTACTCCCGCCCCCGGGTGCTGCGCGCCGCGGGCCTCGAACTCGACCCCGTCCACCGCACCGCCACCCGCGACGGACGCCCCCTGGAGCTGTCCGTCAAGGAGTTCGAGGTCCTCACCGCGCTGCTCCGGGCCAGCCCCGCCCACCTCAGCGCCGAGGCCCTGCTCGAACAGGTCTGGGACGAGAACGCCGACCCGTTCACCAACACCGTCGCCGTCACCGTCGGCCGGCTGCGGCGCAAACTCGGCGACCCCGCGGTCATCCGCACCACCCCCACCGTCGGCTACCGGATCGGCTGA
- a CDS encoding ABC transporter permease subunit: MTTLHRACRAEWTKLRTDPAAWWLLFGLVAVTVGVGAAVAAGAHCPPTGCARDRVPLALSGVTVGQALAAVCAVLLVGGEYATGQIRTTLAAVPRRGAVLAAKATVLTGAVLAAGAFAVPVTLLTTRPLLPDPPSLTDGPTLRAAAGTVLYLALIALLALGLATALRDSAAATGAVLALLYLFPLLAHVVTDPDLQRLLARIGPMQAGLAIQATTHLDRLPIAPWPGLGVLTLWTAGALLLGATLLRLRDA, translated from the coding sequence ATGACCACGCTCCACCGGGCCTGCCGGGCGGAATGGACGAAGCTGCGCACCGACCCCGCCGCGTGGTGGCTGCTGTTCGGCCTGGTCGCCGTCACCGTCGGGGTCGGCGCGGCCGTCGCCGCCGGAGCGCACTGCCCGCCGACCGGCTGCGCGCGCGACCGAGTACCGCTCGCCCTCTCCGGGGTGACGGTCGGTCAGGCCCTCGCGGCCGTCTGCGCGGTCCTGCTGGTCGGCGGCGAGTACGCCACCGGCCAGATCCGCACCACCCTCGCGGCCGTCCCCCGGCGCGGCGCCGTCCTGGCCGCGAAGGCCACCGTGCTGACCGGCGCAGTGCTCGCCGCCGGCGCGTTCGCCGTTCCGGTCACCCTGCTGACGACCCGTCCGCTGCTGCCGGACCCGCCGTCACTCACCGACGGGCCGACCCTGCGGGCGGCCGCCGGCACCGTCCTCTACCTGGCACTGATCGCCCTGCTGGCCCTCGGCCTCGCCACCGCCCTGCGCGACTCGGCCGCCGCCACCGGCGCCGTGCTCGCCCTGCTGTACCTGTTCCCGTTGCTCGCCCACGTCGTCACCGACCCCGACCTGCAGCGCCTGCTCGCCAGAATCGGCCCCATGCAAGCCGGCCTCGCCATCCAGGCCACCACCCACCTCGACCGGCTCCCGATCGCCCCCTGGCCCGGCCTCGGCGTCCTCACCCTCTGGACCGCCGGCGCCCTCCTCCTCGGCGCCACCCTGCTCCGCCTCCGCGACGCCTGA
- a CDS encoding ATP-binding cassette domain-containing protein, which yields MDGIEVVGLRKRFGGTQALDGMTFTVRPGRVTGFVGPNGAGKSTTMRVVLGLDAPDEGRALVGGRPYRSLRSPLRQLGSLLDAGAVQPGRTARNHLMWLAHSQGLPARRVDQVLERVGLAEAARRQAGGFSLGMRQRLGIAAALLGDPPALMLDEPFNGLDPDGIRWIRELLAGLAADGRAVLVSTHLMGELEDVAGQVVVVGRGRVLADAGVAELLAGVASGRVTVRTAEPGRAAEVLSRAGADVRVTGPQELWVTGLPGERIAARLGAAGVPFAELSGHRAGLEDAYLALTRDAVQYRGVGR from the coding sequence ATGGACGGTATCGAGGTGGTGGGGCTGCGCAAACGCTTCGGCGGGACGCAGGCCCTGGACGGGATGACCTTCACGGTGCGGCCGGGGCGGGTGACCGGGTTCGTCGGCCCGAACGGCGCGGGCAAGTCCACCACCATGCGGGTGGTGCTCGGGCTGGATGCCCCGGACGAGGGTCGGGCGCTGGTCGGCGGCCGCCCGTACCGGAGCCTGCGCAGCCCGCTGCGGCAGCTGGGTTCACTGCTGGACGCCGGGGCGGTGCAGCCGGGTCGGACGGCCCGCAACCACCTCATGTGGCTGGCGCACTCGCAGGGCCTGCCGGCCCGGCGGGTGGACCAGGTGCTGGAGCGGGTCGGCCTGGCGGAGGCGGCGCGCCGCCAGGCCGGCGGGTTCTCGCTGGGCATGCGGCAGCGCCTGGGCATCGCGGCGGCGCTGCTCGGCGACCCGCCGGCGTTGATGCTGGACGAGCCGTTCAACGGCCTGGACCCGGACGGCATCCGGTGGATCCGCGAACTGCTGGCGGGGCTGGCGGCGGACGGCCGGGCGGTGCTGGTGTCCACCCACCTGATGGGCGAGCTGGAGGACGTCGCCGGACAGGTGGTGGTGGTCGGCCGCGGTCGGGTGCTGGCCGACGCGGGCGTGGCCGAGCTGCTGGCCGGGGTGGCTTCCGGGCGGGTCACGGTGCGGACCGCCGAGCCGGGCCGGGCCGCCGAGGTGCTGTCCCGGGCCGGGGCCGACGTCCGCGTGACGGGCCCTCAGGAACTGTGGGTGACCGGCCTGCCGGGCGAGCGGATCGCCGCCCGGCTCGGCGCGGCGGGCGTGCCGTTCGCCGAACTGTCCGGGCACCGGGCCGGCCTGGAGGACGCCTACCTGGCGCTCACCCGGGACGCCGTGCAGTACCGGGGGGTCGGACGGTGA
- a CDS encoding ABC transporter permease subunit: MSALHAEWTKFRTLRGRIAALVGAALASVLFLLVGTTSGADHPQDPAPFPVGPGGEAVNDNAYFLHRELTGDGTVTVAVTALTGLRSDPAGGPDATVPGVTPWSKAGVLVKQNLTPGSGYAAVTATAGHGVRMQHDYTHDLAGLPGAPSAGAPQWLRLVRTGAEVTGYDSPDGVRWTALGVARLTAPDAPVQVGLFVAAPAAIDTADGGGSAPALATGRFGRPSLDGAWAHQNGSWEGTQLGGSAGGSGSYPPGTSGDWTSDPDGGWTLTGAGDLAPVVGGPAGGPAFTVETSLIGTFVGLLVLAVLAVQFATAEHRRGLLGATLAATPRRGRVLAAKCTVVAAAAFTVGAAVATVSIPLGRMRAHATHFAVLTVPGAVELRAVLGTGLLLAATAVLALALGTALRRSATAITTVVATTVLPYLLAFGGLLPAGPAEWLLRLTPAAGFAVQQTLPRHAHVLSVYTPASGYFPLSPWTGLAVLLVWTALAVTTAAVLLRRRDA, from the coding sequence GTGAGCGCGCTGCACGCCGAGTGGACCAAGTTCCGCACCCTGCGCGGCCGGATCGCGGCCCTGGTCGGCGCCGCGCTGGCCTCGGTGCTGTTCCTGCTGGTCGGCACCACCTCGGGCGCGGACCACCCGCAGGACCCGGCGCCGTTCCCGGTTGGGCCGGGCGGCGAGGCGGTCAACGACAACGCGTACTTCCTGCACCGGGAGTTGACCGGCGACGGCACGGTCACCGTCGCGGTGACGGCGCTCACCGGCCTGCGGTCCGATCCGGCGGGCGGCCCGGACGCCACCGTCCCGGGGGTCACGCCCTGGTCCAAGGCGGGCGTCCTGGTCAAGCAGAACCTCACCCCGGGCTCCGGGTACGCCGCGGTCACGGCCACCGCCGGGCACGGCGTCCGGATGCAGCACGACTACACGCACGACCTGGCGGGCCTGCCCGGCGCCCCCTCGGCCGGTGCCCCGCAGTGGCTCCGCCTGGTCCGCACCGGCGCCGAGGTCACCGGGTACGACTCCCCCGACGGCGTGCGGTGGACGGCCCTGGGCGTCGCCCGGCTGACCGCCCCGGACGCGCCCGTGCAGGTCGGCCTGTTCGTCGCCGCCCCGGCCGCGATCGACACCGCCGACGGCGGCGGCAGCGCGCCCGCCCTCGCCACCGGCCGGTTCGGACGCCCCTCGCTGGACGGCGCCTGGGCCCACCAGAACGGCAGTTGGGAAGGCACCCAGCTGGGCGGCAGCGCCGGCGGCTCGGGCAGCTACCCGCCCGGCACCTCGGGCGACTGGACCTCGGACCCCGACGGCGGCTGGACCCTCACCGGCGCGGGCGACCTCGCCCCGGTGGTCGGCGGGCCCGCGGGCGGACCGGCGTTCACCGTGGAGACCTCGCTGATCGGCACCTTCGTCGGCCTGCTCGTGCTGGCCGTGCTCGCCGTCCAGTTCGCCACCGCCGAACACCGGCGCGGCCTGCTCGGCGCCACGCTCGCGGCGACGCCCCGACGCGGCCGGGTGCTGGCCGCAAAGTGCACCGTGGTGGCCGCCGCCGCCTTCACCGTCGGCGCGGCCGTCGCCACCGTGAGCATCCCGCTCGGCCGGATGCGCGCGCACGCCACCCACTTCGCCGTCCTCACCGTCCCGGGCGCGGTGGAACTGCGGGCCGTCCTCGGCACCGGCCTGCTGCTCGCCGCGACGGCCGTGCTGGCGCTGGCCCTCGGCACGGCGCTGCGGCGCAGCGCCACCGCGATCACCACCGTGGTCGCCACCACCGTCCTGCCCTACCTGCTGGCCTTCGGCGGCCTGCTGCCCGCCGGCCCCGCCGAGTGGCTGCTCCGCCTCACCCCGGCGGCAGGGTTCGCCGTCCAACAGACCCTCCCCCGCCACGCCCACGTCCTCAGCGTCTACACCCCCGCCTCCGGCTACTTCCCGCTCTCCCCGTGGACCGGCCTGGCCGTCCTGCTCGTCTGGACCGCCCTCGCCGTCACCACCGCCGCCGTGCTGCTCCGCAGGAGGGACGCATGA
- a CDS encoding helix-turn-helix domain-containing protein has translation MPGGRLTQQERQQIALGLADDLAYAEIARRLDRPTSTVTREVMRNGGPTGYRADLAHRATGHRAHRRPTAQRGPAADRPADGRDPEAVGAFEEVFTTVFMASGMSRMPSRVLAALLITDSGSLTAAELAQRLQVSPASVSKAVAFLDEQSMIRRESDDRRRERYLVDGDIWYRASVASARANSAVVDAARQGATVLGPDTPAGARLENIARFLDFITDSILRAAEQAREVLLTPPADS, from the coding sequence ATGCCGGGAGGCAGGCTCACCCAGCAGGAACGCCAGCAGATCGCGCTGGGACTGGCCGACGACCTGGCCTACGCGGAGATCGCCAGGCGCCTCGACCGCCCGACCTCCACCGTCACCCGCGAGGTCATGCGCAACGGCGGCCCGACCGGCTACCGCGCCGACCTCGCCCACCGCGCCACCGGGCACCGCGCCCACCGCCGGCCGACCGCGCAGCGCGGCCCCGCCGCCGACCGGCCCGCCGACGGCCGGGACCCCGAGGCGGTCGGCGCCTTCGAGGAGGTCTTCACCACCGTCTTCATGGCATCCGGCATGAGTCGGATGCCCTCCCGGGTGCTGGCCGCCCTGCTGATCACCGACTCCGGCAGCCTGACCGCGGCCGAACTCGCCCAGCGGCTCCAGGTCAGTCCCGCCTCGGTGTCCAAGGCCGTCGCTTTCCTCGACGAGCAGAGCATGATCCGCCGCGAGAGCGACGACCGCCGTCGCGAGCGCTACCTGGTGGACGGCGACATCTGGTACCGGGCCAGCGTCGCCAGCGCCCGCGCCAACTCCGCCGTGGTCGACGCCGCACGTCAGGGCGCCACCGTCCTGGGCCCGGACACCCCCGCCGGCGCCCGCCTGGAGAACATCGCCCGCTTCCTCGACTTCATCACCGACAGCATCCTGCGCGCCGCCGAGCAGGCCCGCGAGGTCCTCCTCACCCCGCCCGCCGACTCCTGA